The sequence AAGCATGTCTCTTTTGAAGCCATTTCTTTATACGAAAATGAAAGTTCAGTCACCGGCTCTCTTAACGCTTCGATAGCGATACATTCTTTTTCACGTATTACCGGATAATGACTGACAGCCTCCCTTATTTTTTCAACTGTATCACACCATTCCAATGATAAGGGAAGGGTTAACACAAGGTAATTGTCATTTGCCAGCTCAGGATAAATACCGTGGCTGCTTAAAGAATTCTGAAGCATCAGTCCAGTGGCAGTCGAACGGCTGATCAACACAATCTTTAAAGGATCCTGGAGAAATTCAGCGATCTTCAAGGGAGCTATATCCCACTGTGGTATTGTCCCCAGCTTCTTTCTAAAGTCCGCTGCTTTTTTATATAATCTCTCATAACGATCGGGTAAAAATGCTGCCAGGTATGCTCTTGCCGCATCCAGTGATGCCATTAAAGGATAGGATGGGCTGCTTGATTGAAACATACGCAGGTGGCGCTTGACCGCAGCTTTGTCAACCCGCGACCCCTGCATGTGCAAGAAGGCCGTCATTGTCATTGCCGGCAACATCTTATGGGCCGACTGCACAACAACATCAGCCCCGGCTTTAAGGGATGAAGCCGGCCAGTCCCGCTGGACTTCAATCAAGTGTGCGCCATGAGCTTCATCTACCATCACCATAACTCCTGCTTCATGAGCTTTTTTAATTATAAGCTCCAGCGGCTGTACATACCCTTCATAGGTTGGTGAGGTCAGAATGAGTCCTTTCGCCTCCGGATATAGTTTCAGCGCATCGTTAACAGCATTCAGGTCCGCTCCTAGAAGCATTCCGGTTTCATTATCTATAACCGGCTCAATAAATACCGGTCTTGCTCCTGAAACCTCCAGGCCGTGAAACACAGACTGGTGACTGTTCCGCTGGACAAGAACAATATCATTTACGGAAAAGGACCCCACTATCATGGCCAGATTACCGGCTGTAGAGCCGCCTACAAGAAAGGAGGTGTGTTCTGCACCATACAGATCTGCAGCCAGTTGTTCAGCATCACCAATCACACCTTCCGGATGATGCAGGTCATCCATCCCTTTAATCTCTGTTACATCTATAGAGAGAACGTCATTAAAAAGGCGGTGTGCCTCTTCTTGAAAGACAGTTCCATTTTTATGTCCGGGGACGTGATAGGAGACAGGGGCTGTGTTTTTATATGTAATCAATTGTTCGACTAAGGGCATACGCCGCTGGTCCATTTATGAGTTCACCTTCAATCAGCTTTGCTCCCTTTATTATACTAGAGATGAATGCTTTTTTGTAACTGCACAAGCCGGCATGGATATTTGGCATGGGGAAGTGTTTTCACACCTGAGACAATAATAAAAAACAGACACCTCTGCCTCAGCAACAGGTCATCTGTTTTTTTTGATATTCCTATTCAATTTTGCACCAGCCCTTTAATGGATTGACCGTTTGTTTTGAAACAATGAATCTCTTATTTTTCTCAACTTCAGCAAATACTCCTGATATTCTGCCTCTGACGTGTCTGTTGAGACCAGATCATGCTCACAGGATTCACAAATAAAGTGGTCTAATAAGTGAATACCGTGTCCTTTTTCTTTTTTACAAATCAAGCATTCTTGTAACTGATCTGTTTGTTTCGATGCCAACATTCCTTTCATCGCTTCTCCACCTCCATTCCCAGTATGGACGAGAAAAGGCAGATTTATTCGAATTTGGTTGATGCTTCACTATATGCAGTGTTCTTCGTCCTTGTGCCCAATTTTAAAGAGGACAAAATAAAAAGAAACAGGGTATAGTGTGGAGAAGATCTGTATGACAGGAAGGGGCGGTTTATGAAAAAAATGTTTCTTTTTGTATGGATATTGTTGCTAAGCTACACTATTTTTCTGGCTCCCGGACACGGATTTGGGGACGACCCAACCGCCAGGGCCTTAGTATCAGGGGATTTTTCCAATGTTGATCCTCTCGTTACAGCCGTATTCAGCATGCTTGGTCTTTATCCGGTTATTTTCCTGATGCTTTTAATTCCAAAAGACCGTTGTCGCTGGCCTGCCTGGCCTTTTGCTCTTTTTTC comes from Alteribacter keqinensis and encodes:
- a CDS encoding aminotransferase class I/II-fold pyridoxal phosphate-dependent enzyme; this encodes MDQRRMPLVEQLITYKNTAPVSYHVPGHKNGTVFQEEAHRLFNDVLSIDVTEIKGMDDLHHPEGVIGDAEQLAADLYGAEHTSFLVGGSTAGNLAMIVGSFSVNDIVLVQRNSHQSVFHGLEVSGARPVFIEPVIDNETGMLLGADLNAVNDALKLYPEAKGLILTSPTYEGYVQPLELIIKKAHEAGVMVMVDEAHGAHLIEVQRDWPASSLKAGADVVVQSAHKMLPAMTMTAFLHMQGSRVDKAAVKRHLRMFQSSSPSYPLMASLDAARAYLAAFLPDRYERLYKKAADFRKKLGTIPQWDIAPLKIAEFLQDPLKIVLISRSTATGLMLQNSLSSHGIYPELANDNYLVLTLPLSLEWCDTVEKIREAVSHYPVIREKECIAIEALREPVTELSFSYKEMASKETCFHDVQDAAGQVAAEDVVPYPPGIPLIMNGERIKPRQLERLKELIESGASFQTGTAWLHKGLKVYKKD
- a CDS encoding sigma factor G inhibitor Gin; amino-acid sequence: MKGMLASKQTDQLQECLICKKEKGHGIHLLDHFICESCEHDLVSTDTSEAEYQEYLLKLRKIRDSLFQNKRSIH